The sequence CTTCTCCTCGTATATTACTACTCGAGGTACCCAGAAGTGCTGTCCCTTCACTCGACGACGTCTACAGCGGTGATCTCCATCATCAAAAGTGTCTTCACAAGGCATGGGATCCCAGAGACCCTCGTCAGCGATAATGGGCCTCAATTTTCGTCGGCAGAATTCCGCGTCTTCTCCCAGAGCTATGGCTTCTCCCATGTCACCAGCAGTCCCAGGTACCCGCAGTCTAATGGGGAAGTTGGGCGTATGGTGCAGACGGTTAAGGAACTCTTCAAGAAGTCTCCGGACTGGCCTTTGGCCCTCTTGGCATACAACAATGCACCTGGCCTGACTCGGTACAGCcctgctcagctgctcatggggcgcaGCCTCAGGACTCGCCTTCCAGTCCCAATGGCCACATTGCTCCCAGAACCGCCTAACGCTGCCGACTTCCACCGGCGTGACACGGCCCAACGGCATCGCCAGCATCAAGATTTTGACCGTCGACATGCTGCACAAGATTTGCGGCCcctggaggagggagagagagtgtGGATTCACGACACAGATTGTGCTGGCACTGTTCTGTGCCCAGCACAGCGTCCACACTCCTATGTGGTCCAGATGGATGCAGGTGCTCTTGTCTGCAACCCGAGACATCTGGTTCCGCAGCAGTCTCCGTCATCAGGTGGTCTAGACCTCTGCAGCCCCAGTCCACAAACACAAGGATCCGAAAGCCTGCCACAGACTCCAACTCGCCCAGAGCCTGTGTGCAGCAGTCCAACTCTCAGGGCACTTACTCCTCCACCAGTTGCATCGCCACCAGTTGCCCCAGCTACGCCCTCAAGACCGCCTGGGTTGCTTGTGCACACTCGGTCAGGACGTTGTGTTAGGCCACCGGCGCGGCTGAACTTGTAGAGCATGCCATGAGACATTTGTATTTACGTTGCATACCTGAGAGTGAGGAGTTGCTGTCTGTTACTTTCCCAAAGGGGGGATGTAGAGGGCGCGAGCGCCAAGTCAAATatgaggcgccctctataggatGTACTATATAAAGGGTGTACTGTCGATAAACGGGGGAACTTCTGCTGGGTAGTCGGAGCGTGGGTACTCGGAGCCTGCCTCCTCCGCCGCCACGGCTCGAAGCCGCCCACCACAGCTACAATGTGGCGGTagtcggcaggaatttgatgcgggtgtaactacggcgttctttgagcgctttcacgcgaaatgcctggctgctttgttcagtggcgtagccaggagggcccaccgggcccgtgccttcccccccccccctccccccgagaatTTTTTCACATGAAATACagagcacaatatgacactcgaccccacataTCTGCTCACACCCAATGTCAGATAAaaaagatgcccccccccccccccgaaaagaagttctgcctacgtcactggcTGTGTGCCAGTGTGCTCAAACCACTCGAGCAATGATTGGCGACTGTTCAACTTTCCGAGGGACCCAAAAAGGGGAACTGTCTGGGTGGCTCAGATCAAGCGCGACAACTGGCAGCCTACAGACATCTCGTCCGTGTGAATTGTGAGTATTATGTAATTCCCGCAAAATATTTGTTtattctgcaattttttttagcacaagggtggtgactgaaagatcttcccttatacatcgcgtttgatgagaaacagcgtacgaagtaatttacaagttacgctaactcttagctgtgagtgtaaagcattcagaaaacaaatcccATTATATAATGTTCTGCCAGTTTTAGAAATAGAGTTTGGAATCCTAATTCATACTCAGCGCACGCAAACTTGCACTAAACGCATACTTGTGATGAGGTTGTCAGCAATAAGTTATAACAGCGCGTTCGTCGGCGgctgccacctcgccttcgttcctGCCTGATGCTCACCGCAAAGGCATCGCCACAATTGCGCGAAAGTTGGAAACATTGATAGACCGCACTTTTCGAAAAGGAAAGTTCTGCGGTGCAGCAAATTTTTGTAGTATGCAGGGTATGGACTAGCCAGTAGGCACAGACGCACTCATCGGTAGGCATAACTATGGCTTAAGgcagtcagcgaatgcattaggctccgCGAGACTCAGTCAGGGATTTGTCGCAGCTATGTTTTAACTGTTAGTATGTTTGAAGCCAGTACGTATTAATGAGGTTTGACTGCATCAAAAACAAGAGGCTTGCATTTGCAGTAAGTGAGCCTACTCTGATTTTTTTCCCTGGGACCGCTCTTCACAGAGTCCAGCCTGCCAGAGGACAGCATCTTTCCAAT comes from Rhipicephalus sanguineus isolate Rsan-2018 chromosome 7, BIME_Rsan_1.4, whole genome shotgun sequence and encodes:
- the LOC119398608 gene encoding uncharacterized protein LOC119398608; amino-acid sequence: MVQTVKELFKKSPDWPLALLAYNNAPGLTRYSPAQLLMGRSLRTRLPVPMATLLPEPPNAADFHRRDTAQRHRQHQDFDRRHAAQDLRPLEEGERVWIHDTDCAGTVLCPAQRPHSYVVQMDAGALVCNPRHLVPQQSPSSGGLDLCSPSPQTQGSESLPQTPTRPEPVCSSPTLRALTPPPVASPPVAPATPSRPPGLLVHTRSGRCVRPPARLNL